The Thiomonas sp. FB-Cd genome includes a window with the following:
- the aceF gene encoding dihydrolipoyllysine-residue acetyltransferase yields MAVMEVKVPDIGDFKDVEIIEVLVKPGDRIALEQSLITVESDKASMEIPSGAAGVVKSLRVKIGDKVSEGSVILELEADAPAAVAAPETPATAASASTAAAAAPVAAALAPASVGVGFASEPIKHVPPTVALEPVVPGPAAAHLPHASPTVRRLARELGVPLVELKGTGPKGRISSEDVQAFVKAVMAGKAITQAAAAAGVGAARKGGEAGLGLSLLPWPKVDFAKFGPVRTEPLSRIKKISGPNLARNWAMIPHVTQFDEADITELEEFRKVSNERLTKSGVKLTMLAFVMKACVSALKQMPAFNASLDESGENLVLKDYVHLGFAADTPQGLVVPVLKDVDKKGLSQIASEMGQLAASAREGKLKPSDMQGASFTISSLGGVGGTAFTPIINAPEVAILGMSKSQIKPIWDGKAFQPRLMLPMSLSYDHRVIDGAMAARFTTLLGELLADMRRVLL; encoded by the coding sequence ATGGCAGTGATGGAAGTGAAGGTTCCGGACATCGGGGATTTCAAGGATGTGGAGATCATTGAGGTACTGGTCAAGCCGGGGGACCGTATTGCGCTGGAGCAGTCGTTGATCACGGTGGAGAGCGACAAGGCGAGCATGGAGATTCCAAGCGGGGCTGCGGGGGTGGTGAAGAGCCTTCGCGTCAAGATTGGAGACAAGGTCAGCGAAGGTTCGGTGATTTTGGAGCTGGAAGCTGATGCGCCTGCCGCTGTGGCGGCACCCGAAACGCCGGCAACGGCTGCCTCGGCGAGCACCGCGGCTGCAGCCGCTCCAGTTGCCGCGGCATTGGCGCCTGCAAGTGTGGGCGTGGGCTTCGCATCCGAGCCGATCAAGCATGTGCCGCCTACCGTGGCCTTGGAGCCTGTCGTGCCGGGGCCTGCCGCAGCGCATTTGCCGCACGCCTCACCGACGGTGCGACGCTTGGCGCGGGAACTCGGTGTGCCATTGGTTGAGCTCAAGGGCACAGGCCCGAAAGGGCGTATTAGTTCTGAAGACGTTCAGGCCTTCGTGAAGGCCGTGATGGCAGGCAAGGCCATCACCCAGGCTGCTGCTGCAGCAGGCGTGGGTGCGGCGCGTAAAGGGGGGGAGGCGGGCCTTGGCCTAAGTCTGCTGCCTTGGCCAAAGGTGGACTTTGCCAAGTTCGGCCCCGTTCGCACGGAGCCGTTATCGCGCATCAAGAAGATCTCTGGGCCGAATCTAGCCCGCAATTGGGCGATGATCCCTCACGTCACGCAGTTTGATGAGGCCGACATTACCGAACTTGAAGAATTCCGCAAGGTCAGCAATGAGCGCCTCACCAAATCTGGCGTGAAGCTCACCATGCTGGCTTTCGTCATGAAGGCTTGCGTCTCGGCCCTCAAGCAAATGCCGGCGTTCAACGCCTCGTTGGACGAGAGTGGCGAGAACCTCGTCCTGAAGGACTATGTGCACCTGGGTTTTGCCGCTGACACTCCGCAAGGGCTCGTCGTACCCGTCTTGAAGGATGTGGACAAAAAGGGGCTCTCCCAGATTGCGTCCGAAATGGGGCAGTTGGCGGCATCTGCGCGTGAAGGCAAGCTCAAGCCATCAGACATGCAGGGGGCCTCGTTCACGATTTCCAGCCTCGGTGGTGTGGGCGGAACGGCCTTCACCCCGATTATCAACGCCCCGGAGGTGGCCATCCTGGGCATGTCCAAATCGCAAATCAAGCCGATTTGGGATGGCAAGGCCTTTCAGCCACGGCTGATGTTACCCATGTCACTGTCGTACGACCACAGGGTGATCGACGGTGCGATGGCTGCGCGTTTCACCACCCTGTTGGGTGAGCTACTCGCCGACATGCGTCGCGTGTTGCTGTAA